The following proteins are encoded in a genomic region of Maribacter hydrothermalis:
- the mnmE gene encoding tRNA uridine-5-carboxymethylaminomethyl(34) synthesis GTPase MnmE yields MIQTDTIIALATPAGAGAIAVIRLSGPDAITIATKHFESVSGKILENQKSHTIHLGYIKDGENLLDQALISIFKNPHSYTGENVIEISCHGSPYIQQQIIQLFLRNGCRTADAGEFTLRAFLNGKMDLSQAEAVADLISSDNAASHQIAVQQMRGGFSNEIKQLRTELLNFASLIELELDFSEEDVEFADRTEFKELLTRIQKVLQGLIDSFAVGNVIKNGIPVAIVGEPNVGKSTLLNAFLNEERALVSDIAGTTRDTIEDEISIGGIGFRFIDTAGIRETQDVVEGMGIKRTFEKIEQSQVVLLLVDGSKLLSDDKKLKNIVIDFEKIKNQNPLKPLVLLVNKADTLSEDDKNIIGTYLDNVKYLSAKTGEGVEELQNSLLEFVNTGALRNNETIVTNTRHYNSLLKALEEIEKVQFGMKADLSSDLMAIDVREALYHLGEITGQVTNDELLGNIFANFCIGK; encoded by the coding sequence ATGATTCAAACAGATACTATAATAGCCTTAGCAACTCCTGCAGGTGCAGGTGCAATTGCAGTTATTAGACTTTCAGGTCCCGATGCAATTACCATTGCCACTAAACATTTTGAATCAGTATCAGGTAAAATTCTTGAAAACCAAAAAAGTCACACTATACATTTAGGATATATAAAAGACGGTGAAAATCTGCTGGATCAGGCACTTATTTCCATTTTTAAGAACCCACATTCCTATACAGGAGAAAACGTAATTGAAATATCCTGTCATGGTTCTCCATACATACAACAACAAATTATACAACTATTCCTTAGAAATGGCTGTAGAACTGCAGATGCTGGAGAATTTACATTAAGAGCCTTCTTAAATGGTAAGATGGATTTGAGTCAGGCTGAAGCGGTTGCCGATTTAATTTCTAGCGATAATGCCGCTAGTCATCAAATTGCAGTGCAACAAATGCGTGGCGGATTCAGTAATGAAATAAAGCAGTTAAGAACAGAGCTTTTAAATTTTGCTTCCCTAATAGAATTAGAACTTGATTTTTCTGAAGAAGATGTAGAGTTTGCAGACCGTACTGAATTTAAAGAACTGCTTACTCGAATTCAAAAGGTACTACAAGGCTTGATAGATTCTTTTGCAGTTGGAAATGTGATTAAAAACGGAATTCCTGTAGCTATTGTCGGTGAGCCCAACGTAGGTAAATCTACCCTTTTAAATGCGTTTTTAAATGAAGAACGGGCATTGGTATCCGATATCGCAGGAACAACCCGTGATACCATAGAAGATGAAATTTCTATTGGAGGCATAGGTTTCAGGTTCATAGACACTGCAGGTATTCGTGAGACCCAAGATGTTGTAGAGGGCATGGGAATTAAACGAACGTTTGAAAAAATAGAACAATCACAAGTAGTTTTGCTTTTAGTTGATGGCTCTAAGCTATTATCCGACGATAAAAAACTGAAAAATATCGTTATTGATTTTGAAAAGATAAAGAATCAGAATCCGCTAAAACCATTAGTCCTATTGGTAAATAAAGCAGATACCCTTTCTGAGGATGATAAAAATATAATCGGCACCTATTTAGATAACGTTAAATATCTATCTGCAAAAACCGGAGAAGGTGTAGAAGAATTACAGAATAGTTTATTAGAATTTGTTAATACAGGTGCACTACGCAATAATGAAACTATTGTAACCAATACCCGTCATTACAATTCACTACTAAAAGCATTAGAAGAAATAGAAAAAGTGCAATTTGGAATGAAAGCAGACCTCTCTAGCGATCTTATGGCTATTGACGTTCGTGAAGCTCTATATCACCTTGGTGAAATTACAGGACAAGTAACTAATGATGAATTACTTGGGAATATTTTTGCTAATTTCTGTATCGGCAAATAA
- a CDS encoding DUF4870 domain-containing protein — protein MELVNNNAVVVREDRNLLVITHLSQYLDFITGFGGLVVPLVIWLTTKDSVVGMNEHGKSVINFQLTLILYLIIGIPGILLFGFGILLLIFAGILSIVMPAVNAIKASNGESPSYFGAIRFIS, from the coding sequence ATGGAACTAGTAAATAATAACGCAGTAGTTGTCCGTGAAGATCGCAATCTTTTGGTTATAACACATTTGTCTCAATATTTAGATTTTATAACCGGATTTGGTGGACTCGTAGTACCGTTGGTAATTTGGTTAACAACCAAAGATTCTGTTGTAGGTATGAATGAGCATGGTAAATCCGTGATCAACTTTCAATTAACCTTAATTTTATATTTGATAATAGGTATACCTGGTATATTGCTATTTGGATTCGGAATCTTATTATTGATTTTCGCAGGAATCTTATCGATAGTTATGCCAGCTGTAAATGCTATAAAGGCTAGCAACGGAGAATCTCCTAGTTATTTTGGAGCCATTCGGTTTATCTCATAA